A window of Carassius gibelio isolate Cgi1373 ecotype wild population from Czech Republic chromosome A3, carGib1.2-hapl.c, whole genome shotgun sequence genomic DNA:
TTTTGTCAGTTgacttttgtatgtgtgtgtaaaccaTTTTGATAATATTGGTGTGAATTTATGGATTTATCCTGAAACGTAAAGCTGATAAAGACTACTTGACATCTTTATGGTTTAATCATCACTCAAGCTTTCATAACTCAAAATTGCAGCAAAGGTTCTTCCAAACCTGAAGTTAAATAAAGTGTTGTTTGTAGTTGCGTGTTTGGTCTGTGTTCTGTAGACACACTGTCTGGAGTTTAATTTACTTGGTAAACTTTTCAAGGAAGTTGTTTTCTAGATGCACAGGGAAACGTCATAAAGAGGCCATGCCCATTAATGGCTCTGAACTAAACTGCTTGACCGATGGTGGTTTCCACTTTTACTTTTTTGGTATTTGATGAATCCCATGTGACCTATGTCAGCTATTGGATTTGCGCAAATAATTCACAATAACACTGTAATACGGTTTCACTCCAGTCGACTTTATATTCATCCTTTGCTCAGTATTGCAGCCCAGAGACCGAGGCACGAAACACTCTAACAGAACAAATGATACAAAgtgctgtttaataaaaatacaaatcaccAGGAAATGAAGACACAAGTACACAAGCATCACATGCAAAGTACTAGGCCAAGCTGAACTCCACTAGCAGGTCTACTTTTGGATTCGGTGCTGCCCTTTCATATCATTCGCTAGGTAAATGTGTTTCTGCTACATCACACAGGGAGACACAGGTGTTCTGGTTACACAAGCAAAATAAATGCTTTGAAACATAAACACGATCTCCTGCGAGTTTTGGCATTTCTTATCCGAGACGTAGCCTattgtatattttgtttgaaCAAACGTCACTCTCCAAGCACAAAGTATGATCATAACAAGATATACATAAATACtttcacactgattttttttgttgttgttacattTGTACAATcaatacaaaaatactaaaatgtctCTATGAAGTCTGTTTTATTACAGGTTTCGGTGTACAATACCATATTTCCATATAACTCACAGCCTCAAAACATTGAACGGAGAGTGTTTTTAAACTATTCTAAAGATTTAAGGAGGTCTGCAAGGGTTTCCTTGGTTTATTAGGCagctttaatataataaaaatcccATCTACTCTTTGTATAGCCATTTTAAATATGTGTTTTGATTATTAATTCAGGTTTTTATCTTCATCTGGTTTCAGCAGTGTGGTAATAACCCGTGTCAACCATTTAAATAACATCATATCTCTTCAACATTTCTATGAGCGACTTTTGAAAGATAACTCCGATAACGTAACTGAAAATAAGCATGTATGCTACATTATCaactaaaaaaaatcataacataaTACCACAGTTACACTCTTTGTATAATAAGTAATTTGCATATATGGCACAAACCGACAAGAAAGATGGAAATacgtttatgaaaaaaaaaaatcgctggAAATTTAGTCTAGGGTTGCAAAAAGGTGGAAAATTTCCAGATAATGTTGGAAACTCTCCAGGACTTTTTCGAATATTGCAgggatttttggaaagtttccGGAAATGTATCACCACTTTGCAACGCTATTAGTAAATGAAAGATAATTTTGAAAAAATCTGCCATCTGATTAATCTAAAACACCTCcccatgtcatatatatatatttctcaaaaTTCACTCTGATGACAGCTTTTTGATGAATCCAAGAACAAATTGGAGAAAATACTGAACAATGTTCCACATAACAAATAACTGTGGAACATAAACCATGAATTTCATAGATCAGATGTAAAGTATCAAATTACCGTCATAGAAACTAATGGCATTTTGGGTAACGGCAAACACAGAAGAGATGATGGTgcttgaattaataataaaatatcactgaAGCCAGAATCTGATTCTCCACTAGATAAATATACAATCAACATTACACTTCACTGTGAATTAGGACAATCAAAAACACTGAAATGAAGATAAGCCACATCAAATATGACCAACAGATGAGGTTGTAGTAGCTGAAAATAACTGATGATGGTATGACTGACACACATATGAATGTGTAAAAAACAATGAGGTTACTGCTCTACTGAGAACAAGACATGTATGTGTATCAACTCAACTCAAAGGTAGTAGCATATGTGAATGCGTGTTTGCTAAACAGTTCTCAAAAGGCTCTCTGGGTCGGACAATGCACAGTAGAGTGTGTATCCCAGTTCATCTATTTCCTGTGGCGTTAGCTCACAGAACAGATCGACTTTGAGGTTAAGGATGCAGGGTAGCCTCCCAGCCTCTAGGTGTCCCACTAGCGCACGAAGAAGCTGCATGAAACGATTGGCGAGAGCTTCCTGAGTCCAATCGCTCTCCTGTTCACACAGGAGGAGAATTGCATTACTGAGCTGGCTTGCGTTTAATCGTGCCAGTGCTGGATTCAGTTTACACACAGCTTTAACGACTTTAAGACATGCGCAACGACATCCGGAGTCTTCCTGATCGAGTGCACGCAACTTTGCTGTTTGCGCCACGTGAAAACTCTGCCGCCACAGGTTCTCATGCCGTTCAGCGGCCAATCGATGCGGTTTGGCGATCAGCGAGACGCCGTCCTCCATAACAAGCAATGGGAGGAAGTCCACATAAAGGCGACGGTCTGTTTCATACTGGACTTCTAGTGCAAGCGTTTCTGACGGGACCACAGGTCGGATGACATAATCTAAAACACTACCGATGGCGGGCCAGTTGATGGAGCCTGCGACAAGCTTCTCGAAGACTTCTAGGACGCTCTTTGGGGAAAGGTAGCCACCCACCATGCAGCGGTCCCAGTAGCTGCTTCCACGCGGGAAGTACTCAAGGTTTTCCCGACGAACCAGCCAGAAGCCAGGAACATTCATGATGGTGTCCTCACCAGGAACGAATGACCAGAGATTCTTCTCAAGGATCATGGGTACCATTAGCTGGGCGTGGTCAGCAGTCACCacctaaaaatgtgaaaaatgaagAGTGAGGGGTGAATTAAAAACTAAAGCCCGACCGATATGATCTTTTGGGGCTGATACCGATAACgatattagggagtaaaaaataaaaaggtattcTTATATTATAGTAaagtaccagtcaaaagtttggacactttccccattcatgtgtccaaacatttgactggtactgtatatagaatacagtatacataaacagaatattacatatacataaacattttttacaaTGATCACTCAAATGTGATCAAACACTTACAATGATGTGACAGAGATATGTGATGGAGTCAAGGCATctaacaatttaacaataaaaatttaacaataaactttaCTATCCAAAATGAGTCTGACATCTGTGCACTGAACAGTAAAGCTGAAGTTTATTAAACTTTAATTCAATTTCATTCAACTTTATTCCGTTGAAGTTTATTCCGGCATATTCACAGATACCGATATATCGGCAACAAGCTCATATCGGCAAAACAATATATTGGTCAGACTCTATTAAGATCATTCAAAAATTGGAAatgaatactttaattcagcaagcacgcattatattgtaataatatttcacaatattacagtttttattgtatttttgattaaataaatgcagcttttgtgagcagaagagactttaccAACCTTTAATAGCACTTGAATTAAAGGCCATGTTTTTCCTATATTCTTAGTAATTATTTGACAGAATTAAAACACTCAGAACTGATCACCCTTGTTCTCACCTGAAGGTCATCATATAGACTTCCGCTCAGGTACATTTCTCGTAGAGGCATATCAGGTAGTTTGGCATGGAGAAAGACTCGAAGCTCCGCACAGATATCCAACGCGGCCCTGCGAGCGGCGGCCTGCTCCTCCGAGGGGATCGCCACTCTTTCATGAAAGAAGGCCCAGAGGTGTTCCTGCAGTGAGAGGCGCATCCGTGCCTTCTGGAGTTCAGCCTTACCAGGCGGCCAGGCCTTACCAGCCTTACCACCACGGCCCATGACACGATGTAAAGAATCTAAACAAAAAAAGCAGAAGAAAACACGAATAGACATATGACATCAATTTAGCATACTTAAACAGTTAGACACCTTACAAAGTTCAAAACCTGGTACAACAATTCTACTTAACCACAACACACAGCCTAAAGCAAGACAATCTTCAATCTTACTTCACATCGACTAGTAATTCAGACAAGACAACAGCTAGTCAAAAATTATCATACATATCCCTAATGCCTATACAACAAAAGAAGGGTCTACAGAAACAGTGTTTTAGTTAAAGAAGGGTTTAAATACCCACAGAGCAAGTAAAGCAGACAGTCCAATACGTACAAGCCTGGTAAACAATAAGCATACAAGTTAGGATGAGATAAACCATGAAAAACCATGTCCATGATGGCTCAggataagataaataaaaaaaagttgattaaaattacaaattatgaatgaaaattaaaaaataaacagatacaaaaataaataaatttcctgaaatctataaaaaaaaaaacagttcaataACATGGAACAAACTAGTGTTCGACCAATGTGTTTTTtaacagccgatgccgatatcttggaaagcaggtgtcaatatattttttttttcaattattattattaatatttaagaatttttaaataatttgacagtggatcaaaaaaaatatctaaaagaaacatacttatactttagatgacagtatttttcacaaataaataaatatttaataaaattattatatatataaaaaagttaacaCTGTAACCAAccgggcactcagtattctgcgTTTGGTCTCAAGTTTTTTTGCATTGGGAGTCATATTTTTTAACACTCatattacatacagcacacagtaaaaattacatgaatatgacagttgGCAAATGCATAAaacgcagcataatttgaaatcacgagtttaaagtttaaagcattcaattcacacggaccgaCCGGGTTTGAGATCCAACagggtttgtgaaattaaatgttcattagtaattcaaagatttgtttaaattatatacatttgtatttgaaaaatgccaaatatcggccgatatatcggcattggagatatatcggtcgaccaatAGAACAaacctaaaacaaacaaacagttgaaAAGCACACATTTTCTCAAGGCTGTTGCATACAAAAGCACAGGATGTTAAGCATGCAAGGCACCAGAGATTCATTACCTGGCTTGAAGGAGCTGGAGGAGGTGGGAAGCGTCTGTAGAGAGCGGCTGACGTTCTGTTTCATGTCATGGTTCAGCGTCCGTGGTGACGACCCCAGCCAGCTTGGTTCCTCCCAGCTTCTTCGCTCCGATGGGTTGGCTTTAGTGGGACTGGATGGAGCACTGAGTGTTCGATCGTACATCTGAGACAAAGCAGACTCAATTAtacactaataatattaataataatgaataatatctACGGTACTGATAACAAAGTATGTACTTTTATGCATGTATGTACTTAATAGGATCTTTTCTTCTTCTCATGAGGTACACTTGTAAGAGGTAAACTAAAACACACCTTtacatgtggaaaaaaaaaaactacacaacTTGTGCAAGCCTCTTCCATAGGATATAAAAAAAGGTTGACTTCCATCCGTTTCAATAAAAGCTCTTTCAGAATGACTGGAAGTTACATGTATAGTTTTCAAGATCACTGGAAAAGCTATTGCTTATGACACGACCCCTTTAATATACCCACAGGATCGAAGAGCATTACTTGTTCCTGTACTCACTCTTTTGACCGCCAGTGTGGCGATCCCGAGCATGGCTGCTCCTCCGACTCCCAGCACCAGCTTTGCATTAGAGAGCACAAAGTCGATCGCTGTGCCAAGCCCACTGTCATCTTTCTTTCCCTTCCGATCCCCGTTCACTCCTGCCATCTATCTTTTCCCTCCCTGAGACAGAGCAAGAAAGTAAAGGTTAAAGAAAAGACTAGAAATTGATTTTCTCATCAGCTGCAAGCTGTGCAATATGCAGAGCTTATTTGCAGTTCACTAAGTGATGACATCACATGAATCAATGTCACATGACACGGTCTAGTTATGTCAGCAATGGCTTGTGTTGTTATTGGTAAAACTTTTTTGACAGAGAGAAACAGGTATGGCAGGGCTCGATAAAACAACCGCCCAAGGGAAAGactgttttgaaaatgttaaatatattaaaacatattaaaaaggttacatttatttgaccgTTTCCCCTTAAACAGCTGGGAGAAAATCAAGTGTGTGTCAACACACAGTATACCTGTTCGGTCTTAAAGGGTTAAAGTGGCAGCAGGCTAATAGACCTACTGCTGTCTGTGTcattaatgctaatcaaacaacaaaagacagagaAAATCTCTTGACTGAATGACTTTTAATTTGAGCTTTAATAAGATTTAATCTTGGTATGACACTGGCATCTAAAATTCTGGTGTCATCAAAAAAAACGTATTATAAATGTAAGATTAAATAGTTTATAACAAAAACAGTAACTATtcttgttttttgggggggttttttGGGTAGGGAAAGTGAAAATTCTTAGCATTGAGCTATTTACAGACCAGTTATTTTAGTAGTTTTAATacactattatagttttaattcATATTTCGAATTagcatttattgttatttttatatttttttgttttcattttaacttttacacaattctcatttttataattattaaaatttgtattaatgTTTAGTTTCCATTCATTTCTagttagtaattttagtttttcaatttaatttatatgGGTGTCATGGGATTATTTCAAATTTCaagttttaatttgtatataataataagaacaatactaataatatattttattatagcttAAAAAAGTTTTAGCTACTGATAAAAACACCCAGCAAATGCGTACTTCCTACAGTGTTACTGATGCAGAAATCCCTTCTTACCGGCTAGCGGTCAGACTGTCTGTTACTGATGGACCGCTTCTTCTACACCAACCCGCCCAGCCCGCTGCTGAGGAAGAACTGGCCTCTCTTCAGTGCGTCCTCCCTCTCTGCTGGGGCGCTGAGGGTCTGACAGCGTCTGAACTCTCGGGTCACTGTGCGCCGGTAGTAATCTCGGTCGGTGTACTGTAGGTGTTGGCCTGCACGGAGCAGTGCTCGGTACAGCTGCAGCACAGCACTGCGGGACCAGCCGCCCATCAGGGAGAGCTCAGAGCGGCCAGAGACTGACGTCTCACACGCACCTGCAAAAGAAACTGGACGCTTTAACACCACCCTACAATAGATGACAACAGCTCACTGACCACAACAAAGCGATGTGGTTACTGCTGTCAGATTCAATAAACAGCTGACACACCCAAACAAACAGTATTCAGATCACCACAAATTCAGTGCTCTTCTTCAAACAAGGATAGTCCACGTGTGTcttttcaaaacacacacatgcattaaacATGCATCATTTGAGATACAAATCCAGAatggctgtttttattttatgattgtgGCAGTGTACTTATGTCTCGCTTCCCTGTTTTTTGTatgtctgtagttttttttttttttgcaataaagaaaaaaaggagaaaacatttgagatcaaaaaacaaacaaacaaaacaaaaataacactaggaatttattaaatatatatgtttaaaaacaccTGACTTGATATCTGAACAAACAAAACAGGAGTAACCACTGCGATAGATTTCTAGCCTGTTCCACACCTAATATTTGGGATTatcaggtaaaaataaaaaaataaccaaataTACAGGTTGTTAGGTTAATCGCACGATCTACAGGAATCAATTCAAGTGAATGTGTATGAAAATGAGACGTTTATAAACAGAGCGGCGGTTATTTGCATGCTACCGTTAGCTAGCCTCTGCTCCAGTGACCTTCTTTAACTCTGTATATATGCCGATAAACTCCTCCTCGGAGGTCTCATGTACTTCTTAAACTCGTATTCGAAGCCGATAAAACACTTGAACTCACGTTTGAAATAGACAGAGATGAATGTTTATCTTGTCAAGGGTGGAGAGAGATCAGTCTTCAGTGCGGGGTCGACAAATGCCGCTCCGGAAGAAGATTGGTAAGTGACTAGAAAGTAACTTCCGGGATTATTGGAACAAGTTTGTGGCCAGGGCTGTGGCTCAGATTAAACAAACGTTCCATTTAGAACTTTGTgacatttgattttgtttcccaaACCCATATTTTTCctgaaaagcaaaaaaacatgattcgttcttttattattttagccaatttttattttcattagacAAAAAATAACTCAGAAGGAACCCTAATATTCATTTTGTAACACTACTGTCaggatatattttgaaaatgtgagATCATTAAACAAGAAGCTTATAAAAGCAATAATtctaaaaattactttaaattctttaaatttaaattctaaACGTTAAATTCTAAAGCTTTTCAAATGTTTGTAACTGTCCCATAAAGCACATTTTATcctagtatttattttattattacatttgtaaaaaatttatgttcatttgatgtttttgttgttattctcgacactgatagatagatagatagatagatagatagatagatagatagatagatagatagatagatagataggtagataggtagatagatagatagatagatagatagatagatagatagatagataaattgatagatagatagatagacatatatatatataaatatatatatatagatagatagatagatagatagatagatagatagatagatagatagatagatagataggtaggtaggtaggtaggtaggtaggtaggtaggtaggtagatagatagatagatagatagatagatagatagacagacagacagacagacagacagacagatagatagatagatagatttgaaaGTAAGTTTACTGTCTACTGATCCACAGTGGCAAAACTGACAATAAATTGAAGAAACACCCAGAAACCCAATCAATAACTTTTTGACAAGAagcaataaacataaaatttttcaAGTTATATGCATGATGAAGACATATTGTTAGTCTGAATAAGTCACAGTTAAACACTGTTCATAATTTGGATGTCTGATAGCAAAAAGCACCTTCCTCACGTGAGGCATAACTTGTTCAATACGTTCTTTGTTCGGCTAGAAGACACTCACACACTAAAAAAAATCATCTCCGCACAGTACatcacatgacatttttttttaggtttccaTGTCTGAACTCCCCACCCTTCTTCCACCATGTCTTGTAGTTTgatacaaaaaaacttttttagttTAAGTGTTCTTTACAGGAAACCAGATTACAGTGAGCACAAATAACTCAAATGTCCAGATTATATTACTGTCATACTATGATATCCTAAAACTGATGAATGAGGTTATAAAGCAATACTAAACTAATTTAACTTCAAGGTCTTTCTGAATGAAGGAAGAAGGTGAATGCAGGAAGAACATGATGATTGTAGGTCATTAGATTTATAAAAACACTGTTTCTATATGAGAGAATAAG
This region includes:
- the LOC127945835 gene encoding mitochondrial dynamics protein MID51-like, with product MAGVNGDRKGKKDDSGLGTAIDFVLSNAKLVLGVGGAAMLGIATLAVKRMYDRTLSAPSSPTKANPSERRSWEEPSWLGSSPRTLNHDMKQNVSRSLQTLPTSSSSFKPDSLHRVMGRGGKAGKAWPPGKAELQKARMRLSLQEHLWAFFHERVAIPSEEQAAARRAALDICAELRVFLHAKLPDMPLREMYLSGSLYDDLQVVTADHAQLMVPMILEKNLWSFVPGEDTIMNVPGFWLVRRENLEYFPRGSSYWDRCMVGGYLSPKSVLEVFEKLVAGSINWPAIGSVLDYVIRPVVPSETLALEVQYETDRRLYVDFLPLLVMEDGVSLIAKPHRLAAERHENLWRQSFHVAQTAKLRALDQEDSGCRCACLKVVKAVCKLNPALARLNASQLSNAILLLCEQESDWTQEALANRFMQLLRALVGHLEAGRLPCILNLKVDLFCELTPQEIDELGYTLYCALSDPESLLRTV